Part of the Micropterus dolomieu isolate WLL.071019.BEF.003 ecotype Adirondacks linkage group LG22, ASM2129224v1, whole genome shotgun sequence genome is shown below.
TTCACAGGCAGTGAAAAATTGCTACCAGCTGTTAAAGATCTGTCACGGTTACCCATACGAAATATTACCGCACAATCATATTAATTTAGAAACACAACAGTTTTCCTGTTTCACATCCTTTATGGGATTCCTGCAAAAATCATTTTGAAAGTGAAAGCAAGTATCTGCACACATGTTGAACGTCCATGTGGCCCTGTGTGCTACTGCCTTAAATGGTGTGAATGGAACTACATGAATGATGAAGGACAATGAGTTCCAATGCATGAGTGTTCCAGACAATCATATTATGCAGACTcatttccaaataaaatttaagtCAGGATAAGCTGTCTATGCCTCTTTATACTGTGTCTACACCATAAGCAGAATTTTCTGAGCATGGCCAACGCAACACAGCTCATACAGTCAAGTTTTGATGAGAGGCAGCTGCCTTCACCTAAATATTCAGCTTATAGGTAaaagagtggtattgatctcaTAACTCTCCACATGAAAGTGTATTTTCCAAACTATCAAACtattcattttatattatatataacagAATAcctgaaaatattattttatcttattttatctatATAATACCAGAACATGCATGCAAACAGATTAAAGCACTAAAATCTCCAGCCTCCATAAACACATGTTTTGTATATCCCTGATTCATGTGGGCACCTGTAGGATAGTGAAGTTCTCCAGTACACTGTTCATCATGTACTTCTCCGGCAGGTGTTTAAGCTTGTGGATGAAGTTGATCATGTATTCACATAAAGGGGAACGGTGGATTCGAAACACGTAGCGCCCATTCTCAAAACGTGCGTACTCCGTCTAGGGAAAAcagatacaatacaataaaagcaTGCAGTCCAATATATGAGAACATATACCATGTGTAAAGAgaatttaaaacacatttaaaggatGAAATGTGAAATCTACTGTAAAAAAATCCCCAATAAGAATATATATTCAACTGAAACTCAATTGGATACATTGGATGTGAACATCTATGTGATAAGCTATAATATGTGTAATATAATATACCTAATGCAGCATATGGCATGCCGGATATGacaataaacatatttcttGTGACAACCGTAATCAAATGATGAAGCCATTAAATATAATTATGTGGCCTACTGAGGCAGATGGCTCTACCTAgggatgtgtatgtgtttatattgtACAATCCATCAGCAGTGCGTGGGGGCAGGGCCACTATTGTGTCTAGTTAACGGGAAGTATAACAGTTAGTCATGCTGGGGAGATTTGTGAATCACGTCAGTTTCCTGACCACAGATCATTGGTAATTGACTGGAATCCATCTCCACCAGTAGCAGTTATTCACTCCCTAGATGATAATAGTGGTTTCTGACGTGGTCAGGACCTCTTAATGCTGAAATATTACCATAGTTTATCATTTAAGTAATCAGTCGTGCAAACTTCGTGAGCTGTCATTTGCTGTTGATAATCCCAAAATATTGGATTTTCGGCCAAATGTAGGCAAGTACACAAaatgaaggttaaaaaaatatataggcAAATAACACACCATAAGGTCACTGTCTATATTTATAATGGTTTAATTCTACTGAAACCTGAAGAGACCTAAACAGCACTGTCTGTTACTGACTTAGCTTTGAAGTTTAAAATCTTTTCAGGAAACTATTACAGTAAAACACTGTCATctaaaccccccaaaacattgCTGAAGGAGGTGTGATACATGTTCTGCAGTCCTGAGGAGTTTCTGCAAAGCTTTCCATCTGCTGTGAAGTGATTTAGGTATAGTGGTCACTGTAAGAATTGCAGATCATGTGAAGCCAAAAAATACTTTACCACTTTACAAAGTCATTAAGAAAAGAACAGCTATAAAATTATGATACATTTGTCACAAAATGTCTCAAGTGACTCTTTGTAATATGGGAATTTGATCCTTCAATGGAAGTCAAAGAAGTCTCGAAGAGCTGTATCAGTAAATTATTTTTGAGCTGTTCATGTGTGCGGGGAGCCAGCAAGAAGTCAGCAACCTCAGGTTTAGAAGGACCGTAATAAGCACACTCCACGGGTCCAAAAATGTTCATCTGTTGACCAGCTTTAATTGGAATGAACAGGGTGCCATCTTGGAACATGGTATCCAGTTCTCTTAATATATTCATGATACAGTCCCAACAAGCTCAGCCAACTGGATATTTATGACTGCATCTTTGACGTCTTAAAGGATAACTTCATCCAGACTTATCTGTCTTGCCCTACCAACTAGtgttgacagcatgctttatgtACACCCTGTGCAGTGGTGATATAGCCGGGTACTATGGTACTAAATCACATCTGGGTGTGGTTACAAGTACAACAGATTAGAACTGACCACACCCAGCACTGATGTAAGGTGTGGTCGGAGGATTCTTGATAACCCCAAATATCCTTGTCTTACCTCCACTTTCTCCACCACCTGTTTGCCAAAGGAGCAGACTTTGGTGGATGAGGTGATAATCATGTTCTCTGAGCTCTCATACTGACTGGAAACACCATAGAAGAAGCTGCTGTCATCCTGCAGGTTAACACTAAGGTCTGCCTAAAGGGAAGAAATAGAAAACATGTCAGGATTGGATATGCTGCCCTTCCTTTATGGGAGATGTGTGCTACAGTACACACTACCCTGCTCCACACTGAGTATCTAAAATCTCAAGGATATACAGTACCAGCTCCataatctataaaaaaaaaaaaaaaaatcagttctCCTTTTCTGCTCACAGATATGGATATCAACGAACATGTGTGTCAGTCTGACAAAGACACATCAGCAAGAGTGTTATGGCTCAACAAAGCTTGAGAGTGATTCTCTGTAAAGCCAAGAGGCATCCAATTGCCAGATCCTTGTTAACCCAGTATAACGCTGTCAAATCCAGCCTTAAGATTCCCAAGATGCTGTGtatctcgtgtgtgtgtgtgtgtgtgtgtgtgtgtgtgtgtgtgtgtgtgtgtgtgtgtgcacgcattGTTGTAAGACGATAAtacagaagaacaacaacagaaatacaGAACTGGAATTTTTCTGATCTAACGCATTCAGAAGGATGTCAGAGCCTTTGGTTTTGCCCATGGTGGGAGCCCAAGTTACTTTTATTACTAAACATGATATTCAAATCCAGTAAACAAAATCTTTCACTATTtttgcaaaaaagaaacaaggcAACATCTATTTTGTTGTCAGTCACGTAGCAACaactgaaactaataaaaagacatttgtgCTGTCAACTATGACCTCACAAGTTCAATGTAAAGGCAACGCAGAGTCAAGTTTCATAATCCTTGATGCAGATTCACCCATCTCTGATCCTCCCACTGGTTTAAGTTTGAACTGAAGCAAGTATAATCTGATTTTGGATCAGACTGAGGTGCCATCTCCTCTGTTAGACAGCTGGGCTGTTTTACCTTTTCCCCTGTCGGGCTCTTGTCTCCTAATGGGCCATTGAGACACCGCTCAGCCTCCGCTCATCTCTTCATCACCCCGTTCATCTTCATCCCTCGCTCATGTAATTCCTCTATTTGTCTTCATCCCTGGGGCCTAGTGACCCTCCCCGAACCGCCATTCCCTGCTTCCCTAACAGCCTGCGAGGGAATTCATCCAATTACAATCAGCAGCTTGCAATTGGCTGATTAGATCATGGTAGGCAGGCTGGCTGTGTAACAATTTAGCAGAGCCAGCTCAAATCAGATTCCCTCGGCACTTCAAAGGCGTGAGACAATCCGTTAGGACAGGGCCACGGGCGCTGGGGgttgaggaggaaggaggagagaggggcaggGCAGCCAGCGGCCGACAGAGGGGTTTGCTAGAAATTCAATCTAGAATGCCATAGCTTTGGAGGTGGGCCAGCCGCCTGTCACCATCACCATGCCAACCTTCGCCTCAGCACACCCCCGAGTCATGACCTACCACGTGGCTGTGTCACTGCAGCAACATCAAATAGGCTCTTCCCATCTTTTACGATGGCGTAAATAAAGTTATCGTATTTTCAGATGTGTTGAGGATTTCATTTTGCTTATTTTCATGGCCAAGAGCATCTTTGCTGTTTTTTCCCAGTATGGGTGTTGAAATGCCCAGCTGTTTTGCagcatttctgtgttttttcatggATGCCTTGAGAATTGGAGGACCCCCTTGGGATATGATAAGATGAACAGACTCAGAAGGAACAGTGTTATGAGCTTGTTTTCCTCTAGCAGGGAGTAGCATATGATAACTGTTGACCCCATTGACTATGACATGAATCAAAAGAGTAATATTTCACTGATGAATAACGTGTTGGTAACATGCCACCATTTTTCATGCCATCCCTATCTCTTGTTCATACTGTCTGTGTCCCTATTTCTATCTGTTGCTCTTTATTGCTGTCgtgctctgtttttctttgataTATGGCGGGACTACTCATCCCCTCCTTCACCTCACGCCACAATCAAATGCCATGGCTTGACCAGCTGCTCCTTTCAAGGCCTGTTGAAGACTACTTCCAAAATGGTGTCACTCACAAATGCCTTTTATCTCTCCACAATAAATAATGTTGCAGTCAAACACGTGAGAAGGGTAATGTCAAACATAGAAAGCCATCTGGTGTCATGAGATTGTAAGGCAGCACTTTGAACTTGACATTCACAGTATTTAGCACTTTAAACCGAAGCAGTTAAAgctataatatacagtatatttgctTTGCAAGTCACCAGTCACCTCCACGcaacatattttttaacaaaGTGGATCAGAGGATGATTGCAGTCATCTTTCACAATGTTCCACATTGGTGAAGATGATGCTTTGACATTTGGCAGGTTGGCAGGTTGGAATGCACCAACCTGCTCCCataggagagagaaaaaattacATTGCACCTTATGTGTGTACTGGTATGTATGCTCCACACAGTAGACGGTCCCAGAGCCTGTCCATTGACTCTTTGAGcactcaaaaataaatatggcAGCATGTTCAGAGGAACATCTTTTGGGGGAGATTCATTCatccctttgttttttttttgtgttttttttggcgTTTCCAGTTTATTTGATAGTGACCGTACAGAAAGACAGGGGAAAAGGCATGCAGCAAAGGACCTGGACCGGAATCGAAACCTGGGCTGCTGCAGTAAGAACTCAGCAAATCAGACTGATACATGGTGCCTGCTCCACCAGGCGAGATACCTAGGCGCCCCATATTTTTACAGTCCTATATGACTTGATTGTTAATTTCCTTATGTGCAAGGATTaaaattgtatgttttattttgaatgccaaagtgacttacatccATCATTACATACAGATTTTTAAACCACAAGCGAAGGTTGTGGACATATTAAAGTCACATTAAAAGTCACTTTAGTAAAGAGTGAATGTATGTGTAGATGTTAGGTGCCCTGAGGGTGGGTTTGTAAGTGTGTACGTGTTGTACGTGAGACAAATACTAAAGGTCTTATCCTGAGGTAAGGCAAGGTGGCCAGACGAGCTGAGATTAACAAAATGGACATGTCCACTTACACGGCCATACTCCCCTTCTATCTgtggctctctctctcaatctttTTCTTATGCCCATTTTCAGGTTGTCAGTTTGCATATTTGCATACATTTTCAAtgtatttttcataattttcaaTGATACACATTCTCCTCCATCTGTCTTCATTCCTTAGCCTGCATCTTAAGTTGACTCTGCCACCATGCTTTACTCTCTCATATCTCTCTGggtgttgtgtgtttatgtgcgttTGTGTTTTGGGGGGGCAGGCTTATCTATAAATACatatgggggaggggggggggcacaagGGTTGGACTCTCTAATAGCGCAGAGACAGGTGCCTGGGCTCACATTTCCCTGGTGAAAGATCAGACCTGCCACTCTCTTCAAGgctgctgtcacacacacacacacacacacacacacacacacacacacacacacacacacacaccagacacatacatatacaccaGCGAATAATGCATGCAGCGCAGCATTGCCTTCTTTGCTGGCATATAAACCACCAGTCAGGTCATGGGAGCAATGACTTTCCATTCATTTTAGCTTTAAATCACACTTAAGTTCCTTTAACTCCAATGCTTAAGCTATCTCAACACAGTTAACACCGCAAGGCCATTAACAGCCAACAGGTGCTACAAAACATTAACAATAGAATTCACTGTACTCTCACTTCACCTTCATAACTTGGGGGTGATTATATGCTCTGAGGATGTATAAAACATACCACACAGAGTGTTGGACTGAACTTTACATAGTTACTTTAAAATGGGTTTCATTTgatatcatttaaaataaattaaatggaaCTTAGAGGAAGTGTAAGGGAAGTGAAAGGGAACGATTAGGATTGGATTTGACTAAACTGTATTTCtctaaaaagattttttaaaatgttttacccAGAATTTGACGAGAAAGAAAGCGTTGTGTGGCCCCTTGTCAAACAGCTCCTTCaatcctcctttcctctctggGAACTTGTCATAGATCTGTCTGATGTCCACCGACTCCAGATAGGGGTCACTGTAGCTCGGGTTGGACTGGCCAATGTGCACAAACAGGTGCTTGTTAAACTGGAGAGACAAAAGTGCATTTCAGGAGATGAACAGGGCCAAAGAAGACAAGTGTTCAGTTAGCTAAATTGCCAGTGACGCCAAGTACACCGAGCACCAGGACATATGTCACATTGGGCCTGCTGTTCCACTGAatcatatttattgtaaaacCTGACAAAAAGGTCCCAACTTTTTCTTTCCACTTGCA
Proteins encoded:
- the LOC123961662 gene encoding transcriptional enhancer factor TEF-3-like, which encodes MATMSSAQIISPTAFQNKMALQALSRPAYPTAGGFWHGTFPGQQGGHEDIKPFSQQSYAMQASGPAPITGCESTAGLPMSPSAPPWQGRSIASSKLRMLEFSAFLEQPQDPEAFNKHLFVHIGQSNPSYSDPYLESVDIRQIYDKFPERKGGLKELFDKGPHNAFFLVKFWADLSVNLQDDSSFFYGVSSQYESSENMIITSSTKVCSFGKQVVEKVETEYARFENGRYVFRIHRSPLCEYMINFIHKLKHLPEKYMMNSVLENFTILQVVTNRDTLETLLCIAYVFEVSTSEHGAQHHIYRLVKD